Proteins from a single region of Terriglobia bacterium:
- a CDS encoding carboxypeptidase regulatory-like domain-containing protein, producing MRTTPFLLLILMAAAAAAQQAAPEKMTIAGTVIDKLTGQPIAGVTIVPPIPPLPKDAPDPRPTDPPRRPLLRSASDGTFTINDVGRDDGPFLRFTKSGYIDRSLNYMFSPAQGLTMKVRMQPTGIISGRVFDPKGGPEVDMAVTIYGYTRDHILVPKSITLTDDRGEYRLLDVIPGRYLVGFATKARRDTRLPANAPMLFLQFFTATDAPDVLCELYPGAGDAASAEIVEVKGGEEARLKDSVLGGARLGDIRVHLTNGDGSHIGDANLVLNGYGDNRSGQATAVALNLDFTGPQVKVYRPNGPGIFSAELNWKQTDGTVAYLAAPIEFTGRDVDVDIPVSKPSGQLEIHAFKEDSKGGTAPAPGASFRFCRPAMPCNFSDFTIKPEFGSFTPSDPKAGPDGTVRLLGLSEGRYVLRAGSLPLASGLGDSSAHISSATQAGHDVLKDGVLVSKSPSVVEIHFKSEAGGRVRGNVFNHQGHNVEDGVVALWPEELQGVMSLHSPSALEVGASGQFNIRGIRPGLYRAYAWSDARLDQALDPDFVQKFRDRATAVTIVENGDVALDLSILDGQ from the coding sequence ATGAGGACCACGCCTTTTCTTTTATTGATTCTGATGGCTGCGGCTGCCGCCGCGCAGCAGGCGGCGCCGGAGAAGATGACGATCGCCGGCACCGTGATCGACAAGCTCACCGGCCAACCAATCGCGGGCGTGACGATTGTACCGCCGATACCGCCCCTGCCGAAGGATGCGCCGGATCCACGCCCTACCGATCCTCCGCGGCGTCCGCTGTTGCGGAGCGCGAGCGATGGCACTTTTACCATCAACGATGTCGGGCGTGACGACGGCCCTTTTTTGCGCTTCACAAAATCCGGCTACATTGACCGCTCTTTGAACTATATGTTCAGCCCGGCCCAGGGGCTGACCATGAAAGTTCGCATGCAGCCCACCGGCATTATTTCGGGGCGGGTTTTCGATCCCAAAGGCGGTCCGGAGGTCGACATGGCCGTCACGATTTACGGCTACACAAGGGATCATATTCTTGTGCCCAAATCGATAACGCTGACGGACGATCGCGGCGAATACCGTTTGCTGGATGTTATCCCCGGGCGTTATTTGGTTGGATTTGCCACGAAAGCCAGGCGGGACACTCGACTGCCGGCGAACGCTCCAATGTTGTTTCTACAGTTTTTCACGGCAACGGATGCGCCCGATGTTTTATGTGAGCTGTATCCCGGCGCGGGCGATGCCGCCTCAGCCGAGATCGTCGAGGTCAAAGGAGGCGAAGAAGCCCGGCTGAAGGATTCCGTACTGGGTGGCGCGCGGCTGGGCGACATTCGGGTCCATCTTACGAACGGGGACGGCAGTCACATCGGTGATGCGAATCTGGTACTGAATGGATATGGAGACAATCGATCGGGCCAGGCGACTGCCGTTGCTTTGAATCTCGATTTCACGGGCCCTCAAGTGAAGGTTTATCGTCCAAATGGCCCGGGCATATTCTCCGCGGAGCTCAACTGGAAACAGACCGATGGGACCGTCGCTTACCTGGCGGCGCCAATCGAATTTACCGGTCGCGACGTCGACGTCGATATTCCCGTGTCCAAGCCATCAGGTCAGCTTGAGATACACGCTTTTAAAGAGGACTCGAAAGGCGGCACTGCTCCCGCCCCCGGCGCATCGTTCCGGTTCTGCAGGCCGGCCATGCCGTGCAATTTCTCGGACTTTACCATCAAGCCCGAGTTCGGATCGTTCACGCCATCGGACCCGAAGGCCGGACCGGACGGCACGGTCCGGCTCCTCGGCTTGTCCGAGGGCCGGTATGTTCTTCGCGCCGGATCATTGCCGCTGGCTTCCGGCCTGGGGGATTCGAGCGCCCACATCTCCAGCGCGACTCAAGCAGGTCATGATGTATTAAAGGATGGCGTCCTCGTCTCCAAATCACCATCGGTCGTAGAAATACACTTCAAGTCCGAGGCCGGGGGCCGGGTGCGCGGCAACGTCTTCAATCACCAGGGCCACAACGTCGAGGATGGGGTTGTTGCCCTGTGGCCCGAAGAATTGCAAGGCGTCATGAGTTTGCACTCCCCAAGCGCTCTGGAAGTAGGCGCGAGCGGACAGTTCAACATCAGAGGCATTCGTCCAGGTCTCTACCGTGCATATGCCTGGTCCGATGCTCGTCTGGACCAGGCCCTCGACCCCGATTTCGTCCAGAAGTTTCGGGACCGTGCAACTGCCGTAACCATCGTTGAAAACGGTGATGTCGCCCTCGACCTGAGCATTCTCGACGGACAATAG
- a CDS encoding carboxypeptidase-like regulatory domain-containing protein, protein MKRVTILAGISAGVCIALTGVYRAQDASKKALTAAIDGVVTKTSGEPLPDAHVTVTPIPNGMPQMAITAADGHYSLSDLPPGQYLLKVERSLFVRDRRDTTPRMVNLTAGEHLPVSVQLTPTAVVTGRILDEERQPLQGARVEAMRYRYRDGSRVLSVEGQAASDDRGEYRIFNLPPDSYYIRATIPGRLPQVPVYYPGVIDSLDAAGIKAGAGAEIAAINVPVLTSATFSLRFHIVSALPLTALPAATVTVLQWHRGSLESVNVQTTSPGNGLYILSGLLPGSYEIFAALRSAYGGTNIMQTAHLPIEINNGDQDAGALALRPGNTMVGRLAVPAVITGPLRFNAVTVALRPMDGMPAILSASTRSPGGGIADDGSFAIPNVNPGKFRVTITGLSGNVYVTAVRCNGVDVTDSGMVLDGSALGPLEVMLGGPESVGSIEGVVHDANDKPVPEAVVALVPSPERRKNPSAFRTVNTTQLGTFSMSGVSPGTYTVLAWDDLEPGAYEDPDFLKDFEYRGTKITVERGSRDVLDTVHVIQMP, encoded by the coding sequence ATGAAGCGCGTCACAATTTTGGCCGGAATCTCAGCGGGTGTCTGTATAGCACTTACGGGCGTGTACCGCGCTCAGGATGCCTCTAAAAAGGCTCTTACGGCGGCCATCGATGGAGTCGTCACTAAGACTTCCGGCGAACCGCTCCCCGATGCACATGTGACTGTGACTCCGATTCCGAACGGGATGCCGCAGATGGCAATAACCGCCGCGGACGGACATTATTCACTATCCGATCTCCCTCCGGGACAGTACTTGCTGAAAGTAGAACGCTCATTGTTTGTGCGTGACCGGCGGGATACAACCCCCAGAATGGTTAATCTGACAGCAGGCGAACATCTGCCGGTCTCTGTTCAACTCACGCCGACGGCTGTCGTCACGGGGAGAATTCTGGACGAAGAACGGCAGCCCCTCCAGGGCGCGCGTGTCGAAGCGATGCGATATCGCTATCGCGACGGATCCCGTGTTCTATCCGTCGAGGGGCAGGCGGCTTCCGATGATCGCGGCGAGTACCGGATATTCAACTTGCCGCCCGATAGCTATTACATTCGGGCAACGATTCCGGGAAGGCTTCCTCAAGTTCCTGTTTATTATCCCGGCGTCATCGATTCGCTGGATGCGGCTGGAATCAAGGCCGGGGCTGGAGCTGAAATTGCAGCAATCAATGTTCCTGTGCTGACGTCCGCGACATTCTCGCTGCGCTTCCACATTGTGAGTGCCCTTCCCCTGACAGCGCTCCCCGCCGCAACCGTCACGGTCCTTCAATGGCATCGCGGGTCGTTGGAATCGGTTAACGTACAAACGACATCGCCTGGAAACGGACTGTATATCCTGTCGGGCCTTCTGCCGGGCTCTTATGAGATATTCGCAGCGCTCCGGTCTGCATATGGCGGAACAAACATCATGCAGACGGCGCACCTCCCCATTGAAATCAACAACGGAGATCAGGACGCCGGTGCGTTAGCCCTTCGCCCGGGCAATACAATGGTTGGACGGTTGGCAGTTCCGGCTGTAATTACAGGCCCTCTCCGATTCAATGCCGTTACAGTCGCTTTGAGGCCGATGGACGGGATGCCTGCGATTCTTTCGGCAAGCACCAGGTCTCCCGGAGGCGGAATTGCAGATGACGGCTCTTTTGCGATTCCCAACGTGAACCCGGGAAAGTTTCGGGTGACTATCACAGGATTGTCCGGAAACGTTTATGTTACGGCCGTCCGTTGCAACGGTGTCGATGTTACCGATAGCGGCATGGTGCTTGATGGTTCTGCGTTGGGACCGCTCGAAGTAATGCTTGGCGGCCCGGAGAGCGTCGGCAGCATCGAAGGTGTCGTGCACGACGCGAACGATAAGCCGGTGCCGGAAGCAGTGGTTGCACTTGTGCCCTCGCCGGAGCGCAGGAAGAATCCTTCCGCCTTCAGAACGGTCAACACGACGCAACTCGGAACGTTTTCGATGTCCGGAGTCTCGCCGGGAACTTATACCGTGCTGGCTTGGGACGATCTTGAGCCCGGCGCGTATGAAGATCCGGACTTTTTGAAGGACTTTGAATATCGCGGAACGAAAATTACGGTGGAGCGAGGCAGCCGGGACGTGCTCGACACGGTGCACGTCATTCAAATGCCATGA
- a CDS encoding fibronectin type III domain-containing protein has product MDGNAALGTPPVPIANLKTSMDTFAVSMAAAANGGKEAVADKNKDRQDLMLLMRLLAHHVEGACKGDISVFLSSGFQPATNAKTPPVPLTVPVLIVDQGQTGELLATVKSVPNALHYDLSKATVSLVNGQPTIPAPTPGMMLTSVRKPVVFDQLTPGTTYVFQVRAFGKPGLTEWCAPVQKMCT; this is encoded by the coding sequence ATGGACGGCAACGCTGCTCTGGGGACGCCGCCGGTTCCGATCGCGAATCTCAAGACGTCCATGGACACGTTCGCGGTGTCCATGGCAGCGGCGGCCAACGGAGGCAAGGAGGCCGTCGCCGACAAGAACAAGGACCGTCAGGACCTCATGCTGTTGATGCGTCTGCTGGCGCATCACGTGGAGGGTGCCTGTAAGGGCGATATCTCGGTATTTCTGTCGTCGGGTTTCCAGCCCGCAACGAACGCGAAAACGCCGCCGGTACCGCTCACGGTGCCCGTCCTCATCGTGGACCAGGGCCAGACCGGTGAGCTCCTCGCGACAGTCAAGTCAGTGCCGAACGCGCTGCACTATGACCTCAGCAAAGCCACCGTCAGTCTGGTCAACGGCCAGCCCACAATCCCGGCTCCAACGCCGGGGATGATGCTGACCAGCGTCCGAAAGCCCGTGGTGTTCGACCAGCTCACGCCCGGTACGACCTATGTTTTCCAGGTTCGTGCCTTCGGCAAGCCGGGTCTCACCGAATGGTGTGCGCCGGTGCAGAAGATGTGCACCTAA